CGCGGCAGAAGCACGCTACTTTCCCATTGCCGAGAGGGATCTCAGGAGTCTCGCGAAATGACGTCCGACATTGCATCCATGCCCATGCAGGACCGCTTTAACCATCTCCTCGGGGTCATCTCCGGTAGGCGGTTCCTCAACAAGCAGGGGTTGGGCAACGAGGTTCCATTCTTCATCTGCCCGTTCAGGCCGGAAGAGGCGGTCGCGATGGCCAGGTTGCAACGGCAACTCCAGAACAAGCTCGACCAGACAGGTGTGCGAACACTCGACATCAATCTCTACGATCTATCCATCGAGTTACTCAAGGAACGCGGCATCTTGGACCAGATCATCGAAATGGAAGCCTCTGTTTCGAAAGCGGAACTGAAGGAACTGCTCCAGGGCGTGCTCGATCCGGAGGCCCATCTGGTCCCCGCGATCGCGAAGCGCATGAATGACGCCGAATTCGATGTGATGTTCATCAGCGGGGTGGGCGAGGTGTTCCCCTACATCCGTTCCCATAACGTACTGAACAACTTACAGAGCGTCGCCAAAGAAAAGCCGACTTTGATGTTCTTTCCCGGCGCCTACACGCACTCGCTGGAAACCGGGGCATCGCTCGACCTGTTCGGCCGATTGCGCGACGACAAGTATTACCGGGCCTTCAACATCTACCACTACGACGCCTGATCAGCAGAGATAGCCAGCTATGACGACACTTAGGGACATTTTCGCCAAGCCGATCGATCGTGCTATCGAAGGGGTCATCAAGGCCGATGACGACGCCAGCCTGCGCTTGGAGGTCGAGGAGTACGTCCTGACCAACGAGGTGGAGAAGCGGCTTGAGAGCTTTCTCGACGCCTACAACAATTACGAAGGCGCGAACGGCGTCTGGGTGTCAGGCTTCTTCGGTTCCGGTAAGTCGCACTTGCTGAAGATGTTGGCGTTGCTGTTGGAAGACCGCGAGGTCGATGGGGCCTCCACCCTCGATCTCTTCCTCCCCAAATGCGGCGACAACGAGATCTTGCGCGGCGACATCAAGCGGGCCGTGGCCATCCCGTCCAAGAGCGTCCTGTTCAACATCGATCAGAAGGCCGATGTCATCAGCAAGACCCAGATCGATGCCTTGTTGGCGGTCTTCGTCAAGGTCTTCGACGAGATGTGCGGCTACTACGGCAAGCAGGGGCACATCGCTCAGTTCGAGCGTGATCTCGACGGTCGCGGTCTCTATGCGGGTTTCAAACAAGCCTACGAAAAGATCGCCGGCCGCGCGTGGGAGACGGGCCGTGAACAGGCGTTGCTCGAATCCAAGAACATCGCGAACGCCTATGCCGAGGTTGCGGGAGGGGATGCAGCCGATGCCACGGGCATCCTCGACAAGTACCGCAGTGAGTACCGCGTCGCCATCGAGGACTTCGCCCAGAAGGTCCAGGCATACCTTGATCAGCGGTCAAAGGACTTCCGGCTGAACTTCTTCGTGGACGAGGTCGGGCAGTACATCGCCGACAACGTCAAGCTGATGACCAACCTGCAAACCATCGCCGAGAGCCTTGCCACCAAATGCCGAGGCCGGGCTTGGGTCATCGTCACGGCGCAGGAAGACTTGAATACGGTTGTCGGCGAGATGACGCAGCAGCAGGGCAACGACTTCTCGAAGATCCAGGATCGCTTCAAGAACCGGATGAAGCTGACCAGTGCCGACGTCGCCGAGGTCATCCAAAAGCGTCTGTTGGCCAAGAACGAAGCGGGCGTAGGCCAGTTGTCGGACACCTACCACGTAGAGGTCAACAACTTCAAAACCCTGTTCGGCTTCGCGGACGGCTCCCAGACCTACCGCAACTTCCAGGATCGCGATCACTTCATCCACAGCTACCCGTTCATCCCGTACCAGTTCCCGCTGTTCCAGGCCGCCATCCAGAACCTGTCCCAACACAGCGCCTTCGAGGGTAAGCACAGCTCAGTAGGTGAGCGCTCGATGCTCGGCGTCTTCCAGCAGGTTGCCGTACAGATCGGTGACCGCCCGGTCGGCCGGTTGGCGACCTTCGACCTGATGTTCGAGGGCATTCGCACGGTCGTAAAGGCGAACATCCAACGCGCCATTCTCCAGGCCGAACACCATCTCGACGATGCGTTCGCCATTCGCGTCCTCAAGGCACTGTTCCTGGTCAAGTACGTCAAGGAGTTCAAGCCGACCATCCGCAACCTCTGCGTGCTGATGCTCGAAGACCTGGATGCCGACCTGCCCAAGCTGGCCAAGAAGGTCGAGGGCGCGCTGAACCTGCTCGAACAGCAGACCTACATCCAGCGCAACGGCGAACTCTACGAATACCTGACCGACGAAGAAAAGGACATCGAGCAGGAGATCAAGAACACGGAGGTCGAGACCAGCGACGTCGCCGATGAGCTGCAAAAACTCATCTTCGACCAGGTGTTGCGGGCTAAGAAGATCCGTTTCGACAAGAACGGTCAGGACTACGCCTACTCGCGCAAGCTCGACGACCGGCTGCACGGTCGGGAACAGGAGCTGGCCATCCACATCGTCAGCCCGTTCCATGAGCACGCCGACAACGAGTCGATGCTGCGCACGAACTCGACCTACAAACAAGACGAGCTGTTCGTCGTGCTGCCCCAGGAAGACCGCCTGATGCGCGACATCCTGATGTTCAAGAAGACCGAGAAGTACATCCAGCAGAACGTCTCGGTCACGCAGCAGGAATCCATCAAGCGGATTCTGACCGACAAGGGCTTCCAGAACCGCGACCGCTACAACCAGCTCAAGGACCTGGTCGGCTCGCTGTTGGGCAAGGCCAAGCTGCTGGTCGCCGGGAGCGATGTTGAGGTCAGCTCGGAAGACCCTGAAAGCCGCATCAACCGTGGCTTTCACGAACTGATCGGGCGTGCCTACCCCAATCTTCGGATGTTGCGTGGCATTACCGTCACCGAAGCGGATGTCGGCAACTACCTGCGGCACTCCAAGGACGGTCTGTTCGGCGGCGATGCCACCAGCCTGGCCGAGTCCGAGCAGGAATTGCTGTCGTTCATCCAGAGCAACAGCCGTGGCGGTGTGCGTACCACGCTCAAGAGCCTGATCGAAAAGTTCGAGCGCAAACCCTACGGCTGGTACTACGCCGCCATCCTGTGCAACCTCGCCAACCTCTGCGCACGCGGCAAGCTCGAAGTGCGTGCCGACAGTACATTGCTGGAAGACGACGCGCTGGAACGGGCACTGCTCAATACCCACGGCTACAACAACGTGGTGCTCGAACCGACCGTCGAGTTCACTGCCGCCCAGGTGCGACGACTCAAGGAATTTTTCGGGGACTTCTTTGATGCGCCACCGTCATCCGGCGAGGCCAAGGCGCTGGGCAAGGAAACCAACGCCAAGGTGCAGGCGCTGATGACCGAACTCGACAGGCTCCACGCCCAGGCGGACCGCTACCCGTTCCTGAACGGCCTCGGACCGGTCCTCGCCAAGCTCAAGGACCTCGCGTCCAAGCCCTACACCTGGTACCTCACCGAGATCTCCCGCGAGGAAGACGCGCTGCTGGACATGAAAGAGCAGCTCATCGACCCCGTCCGCAAGTTTATGGGCGGCTCCCAGAAGGCAATCTACGACGAGGCAAAGACCTTCCTCAAGGACCAGGACGCCAACTTCACCTACGTCGATACCCCGGAACTCGAAGAGGTTCGCAGCACGCTGTACGACCCGCAGTGCTTCAAGGGCAATCGCATCCAGCAACTCAAGGCCAAACTCGACGCACTCAAGCAACGGGTGGAGCAGCAGGTTAGCCAAGCACACACCAAGGCGCAGGGCGTTCTCGACGACCTGCAGCGGCGCCTGCACAACATGCCCGAATACCAGAAGCTTCCAGCCGAGCGCACCGAGGAATTGAACGCACCGTTCAAGGAACTGCAACACCATATCGCACAACAGAAGTTGATCGCCGTGATCAACGACCGGCTGCGCTACTTCGAAGAGCAGGGCTATCAGAAGCTGCTCGACAGGATGTTCGACCTGCTCACACCCAAGCCGGAACCGGGGCAGGACACGGATGGCGTAAAACCTGCTGCGGTCAAGGAGCCGCGCCCGCAGTATGTCGCAGCCAGGCAACTGCGCGTGCCGTTCGACAAGCCACTGCTGAGCACGGCGGAAGATGTAGAACACTACCTGGTACAGCTTCGTACGGTGCTGATGGAGCAGGTCCAAGCCGGAAAACGGGTGCAAGTCTGATGGAAACCAGCAAACTGAAGAAATTCGCCCAGGCCGCACGCCGTTCGCTACGCGAGCAGGTCACCGCGAAATTGGCGTTGGTCCTCGGTGCGGAAAGCGCAGCACGACGGGAACGCCCCGAGGCCGTCAAGAAACTCGAAGAGGCGATCAAGAACCACGGTAAGGATCAGGTCATCGAGCGGGTAGCCTATATCTGGTTCAACCGCTTTTGTGCCCTGCGCTTCATGGATATGAACCGCTACACCCGCATTGGCGTGGTGTCCCCGGCGGACGGCCAGTCCCAGCCCGAGATCCTGGCCGAGGCCAAGATGGGGCATATCGACGAGGATCTGGCGGACCAGAAGACAAGGCAACACATCCTCGACCTGCTCGCAGGCAAGGCACCCAGCCTCGATCCGCAGGGCGAGGCATACCGGATACTGCTCGTGGCCTCCTGCAACGACTGGCACAGGGCCATGCCGTTCCTGTTCCAGCGCATCGACGACTACACCGAGTTGTTGATGCCGGACGGATTGTTGGCGGCCAACTCGATCCTGGAAGCGACCCGCGAGGCGATGACGCCGGATGCCTGCGAGGATGTCGAGGTGATCGGCTGGCTCTACCAGTTCTACATCTCCGAGAAGAAGGACGAGGTGTTCGACGGCCTGAAGAAGAACAAGAAGATCACGCCCGAGAACATCCCCGCCGCCACCCAGCTCTTCACTCCGCACTGGATCGTGCGGTACCTGGTGGAAAACTCCCTCGGCCGTCTGTGGTTGCTGAACCGTCCCGGCTCCAAGCTGATCGAGCAGATGGACTACTACATCAAGCCCGAGCAGCCGGAAACCGACTTCCTGAAGATTGGCAGCCCGGAAGACATCAGGATCTGCGACCCGGCCTGCGGTTCCGGTCACATGCTCACCTACGCCTTCGACCTGCTCTATGCCATCTATGAGGAGGAAGGCTACGAGCCCGCCGAGATCCCGGAGAAGATCCTCACGAATAACCTCTACGGTATCGAGATCGACGAGCGCGCTGGAGAGCTAGCCGCCTTTGCCCTAACCATGAAGGCTCGCGCCAAGCAGCGCCGGTTCTTCAACAAGGGCGTCAAGCCAAACATCTGCGTGCTAGAAAATGTCCGCTTCGACGAGGACGAGCTGAAGGAGTACACGGATTTTGTCGGGCGCGACCTGTTCACGGCACCGTTGAGAAGCACCCTGCGTCAGTTCGAAGAGGCCGACAACTTCGGCTCGCTGATTCCTCCGGATGTCACCGACGTGGACGGGATGCTCAGGATTCTGGAGTCAAAGAATGTCTCTGGGCAGCTGTTTATCAGCATGACTCATCAAAAGGTGCTGCAAGCCCTGCGGCAGGCTGATTACCTGAGCCCGAAATACCATGTGGTGATTGCCAATCCGCCTTATATGGGTGGCAAGGGGATGAATGGGAGACTGGCAGCGTGGCTTAAGGATAACTACTCCGATGTGAAGTCTGATCTGTTTTCCGCGTTCATGGTACGAAACACAGAGCTGGCATTGCCGAAAGGCCAGCTAGGGTTTATGTCACCGTTCGTGTGGATGTTCATCTCGTCCTTCGAGAAGCTACGTAGTTTTCTTATCAATCAGAAAACCATCACATCCCTAGTGCAGTTGGAATATTCGGGTTTTGATGGTGCTACCGTACCTATTTGTACCTTCACAGTTGAAAATGCCCACAACCCGGATTTCGGGCCTTGATCATCGATTGGTCCACTGTTGCTAAGCCGCCACAGGAACGAGGTAAGGCTGCCTTGCCGGGCGCGGTCGTCGTCGGGCCGGTCGGGCGGGCCAGGGCATGCGCTCGAGCACCTGCTCGAACAAGGATGGGTGGGGTTGAGCGAAGAAGCGCTCGGCGGCCGTGGTGCCGTCGGGCCGCTTGATCGCAAAGTTGTGCAGGGCGGTCAAGACCTGCTGCTTGCGCGGGCTGAGTCGGTGATGCCCATGCTGATAGAGCGCGAGGAAGCCGTTGCGTCCCTCGACACAGGAGCTGCTGCGCTGGAACAGATCGGCACACTCCCCGGCGACCTGCTCGAGATGGTGACGGGTCTGCGGATCCAGCGACTGGATCGGGTGCGAGGGCTGCCTCAGCGGGGCGAGACGCTGCGCACTCAGTGCCCGGAGTCGATGACGGGGCTCGGCGCGGGTGCTGCGTGCGGCGACGCGCTCCAGATAAAGCGCCGGGATCAGGTCGTCGAGCATCGCCTGCTCGATGGCCGGTGCCAAGTCCAGCGCCTGCACCCGGGTGTTGACCATCATGAAGAAGAAGGTCAGCGTGGCGACGAGGCTTTGAGTCAGGCGCTTCGCCTTGGCCAGATGTGCGCAGAGACGCTCGGAAAGATCCGCTTCCTCGGCGATCGCCTCCAGGCGAGCAAACAGCGTTCCCAGACGCGCCTCCAACTGCTCGGGGGTTTGCGCCTGTCCCTGTTGGATCTCGTAGGGATGGTCGACCTCGCTGAACGCACCGATCAGGGCTTTGGCCTCGGCGCGGTGCGCGTGGGCCTGCTCGCGCGCAAGGCTGGCTTGGACGTAAGCGCTCAGCGCCTCGTCGATGCGCGCGGCGAACGCCGGCGGGCGCCCGGGGCCGTGGCGGCGCCGATGATAGGCCTGCTCGGCGGCGCATTCGTCTTGCCAGCGCGCCTTCGCCTCGGCCTCCGCCGTCTCGGCCTGTTGCTCGGCGCGCTTCAGCGACAGACTCATCGCCTGGCTGACCGCATGCTGCAGATGAAACAGGTCTGTGGAATGATGCGCGCCCAGATCACGCTCGACATGCGCCAACAGCCCCTTGGCCTCATCGCTGGTGCCTTGCACCACCGTGACATTCAGCCCCTCGAGTCCACCCTCGAGCGCCCGTGTCCAGGCCGCCGCCGAGCGCTCATCGCTCCTGTGCTCGAGCAGGATGAAGTTCGAGACCGCATCGATGCCCACCAAACGCATGCCGTCTTTCCACGTCTCATCTTCGGCGATGCTCAGTGTGCGATGGGGCATGGCTTGGGCCAGCGTCCCGCGCAGTTCGGTGGCGGCGGTGACGATCTGCTCCTCCAAGCCGGCATGGAACGCCTGCTGCGCACCGTAGGAGGCGCCGATGAATGCCGACAGCCCACTGCGCTCGAGAAAATCGCAGACCACGCGCACGCCCGCGCCGCCCTGCTCGCCGATGCTCCAGTGCGCGGCAACCAGGATCCGGCGCAGCCACACCACGCCTTCGGGCGTCTCGACGAAGGCCGACAGCGCCGACGGCGCCGATGGCGCAGGGGGCGCGCTCCAGTGACGCAGGGTGCTGCGCGCCACGCCGGCGCCGCTGACCGCCGCGCGTTGACTCTGCCCATCCTGCCGGGCTTGCGCCACCGCATGCCGATGCTTGGCGCGATCCAAGCGATCGTGGATTGGCGTGGGGCGTCGATCTGCACTAGAGTCGACACAGGCAGGAGCATCGGACAACGGCGTTTCCCTCGGTCAGTTTGCACTTCCAAGGGTACGCCTCCCCGGCGCTCCTGCCACTCCTTCAGGGTGCTTGATCGCCTACCGAAACACGCGGTTTTGGACCAACCGATGATCAAGGCCCGGATTTCGAAGGTGGCTATGTAAGACTTTCCGATTTTCGTGGTGCAGAGAACCAAGGGCCAAGAACGCTTCATGCCATTAGGAATCCCAATTGTGGCTGGTTCTACTGCGCGTCTGCTGCCGAATTCAAAACGATACCGGGCAGTCCGATTGCGTATTGGCTTGGCAAGAATGCCATAAGCGCGTACGCATCGGGGAAAAGACTGGGAGAGTTTTGTTATGGTCAACCTGGGCTACAGACCAGTAACAACGGGCGATTTCTAAGGATATGGCATGAGGTCTCAGATGGTGAAATTGGCTTTAATTTCGATAGTTCTGAACTTGCTGCTGGTAGCGGAAGAAGGTGGTTTCCCTATCTGAAGGGAGGTGACTTTCGACGTTGGCACGGCAATCAAGAGTATATTGTCAACTGGCAGAATAACGGTGCTGAGATCAAGGAATACGTTACCCAAAAATATCCATACTTGAATGGAAACATTGATTATGTAGTAAAGGACAGGGGTTATTACTTTAAAAGGGGAATAACCTACTCAAAGATTACTTCAGCAATATTTAATGCGAGATTTTCTGATAAGGGCTTCTTGTTTGATGTCGCTGGCTCATCAATTTTTCCCGAAGAGTGGGGCGCTCCACTCTACCTTGGGTTTCTTAACTCAATAGTATGCAGAAATTTTTTAAAAGCTCAGAATCCGACATTGAATATACAGTCTGGTGATATTGACAACTTGCCGTTTTCGCCTGAGGTAATCCAAGACGAAAAGGACCTGGTTACCACTACAATACTTCGACTGAAGGGTTTGTCGCGGAAGGACTGGAATTCCTATGAAAACTCCTGGGACTTCACTAGCCTGCCGCTGCTGAGCCCCGACTACCACCAGCCAATCCTAAAGGCCGCCTACCAGAAGATCCGCGCCCACTGGCGGGAGATGACGCTGGAGATGCAGCGGCTGGAGGAAGAGAACAACCGCATCTTCATCGAGGCCTACGGCCTGCAGGATGAGCTGCAGCCTGAGGTACCGCTCAACGAGATCACCCTGATCTGCAATCCGTACTACCGCTACGGCAACGACAAGAGCGAAGACGAGCTGGAGGCGCTGCTGCTGGCCGACACCATGCGTGAGCTGGTGTCCTATGCCGTGGGCTGCATGTTCGGCCGCTACGCGCTGGACAAGCCGGGGCTGATCCTGGCCAACCA
The sequence above is drawn from the Thiocapsa rosea genome and encodes:
- a CDS encoding DUF1788 domain-containing protein, whose translation is MTSDIASMPMQDRFNHLLGVISGRRFLNKQGLGNEVPFFICPFRPEEAVAMARLQRQLQNKLDQTGVRTLDINLYDLSIELLKERGILDQIIEMEASVSKAELKELLQGVLDPEAHLVPAIAKRMNDAEFDVMFISGVGEVFPYIRSHNVLNNLQSVAKEKPTLMFFPGAYTHSLETGASLDLFGRLRDDKYYRAFNIYHYDA
- the brxC gene encoding BREX system P-loop protein BrxC translates to MTTLRDIFAKPIDRAIEGVIKADDDASLRLEVEEYVLTNEVEKRLESFLDAYNNYEGANGVWVSGFFGSGKSHLLKMLALLLEDREVDGASTLDLFLPKCGDNEILRGDIKRAVAIPSKSVLFNIDQKADVISKTQIDALLAVFVKVFDEMCGYYGKQGHIAQFERDLDGRGLYAGFKQAYEKIAGRAWETGREQALLESKNIANAYAEVAGGDAADATGILDKYRSEYRVAIEDFAQKVQAYLDQRSKDFRLNFFVDEVGQYIADNVKLMTNLQTIAESLATKCRGRAWVIVTAQEDLNTVVGEMTQQQGNDFSKIQDRFKNRMKLTSADVAEVIQKRLLAKNEAGVGQLSDTYHVEVNNFKTLFGFADGSQTYRNFQDRDHFIHSYPFIPYQFPLFQAAIQNLSQHSAFEGKHSSVGERSMLGVFQQVAVQIGDRPVGRLATFDLMFEGIRTVVKANIQRAILQAEHHLDDAFAIRVLKALFLVKYVKEFKPTIRNLCVLMLEDLDADLPKLAKKVEGALNLLEQQTYIQRNGELYEYLTDEEKDIEQEIKNTEVETSDVADELQKLIFDQVLRAKKIRFDKNGQDYAYSRKLDDRLHGREQELAIHIVSPFHEHADNESMLRTNSTYKQDELFVVLPQEDRLMRDILMFKKTEKYIQQNVSVTQQESIKRILTDKGFQNRDRYNQLKDLVGSLLGKAKLLVAGSDVEVSSEDPESRINRGFHELIGRAYPNLRMLRGITVTEADVGNYLRHSKDGLFGGDATSLAESEQELLSFIQSNSRGGVRTTLKSLIEKFERKPYGWYYAAILCNLANLCARGKLEVRADSTLLEDDALERALLNTHGYNNVVLEPTVEFTAAQVRRLKEFFGDFFDAPPSSGEAKALGKETNAKVQALMTELDRLHAQADRYPFLNGLGPVLAKLKDLASKPYTWYLTEISREEDALLDMKEQLIDPVRKFMGGSQKAIYDEAKTFLKDQDANFTYVDTPELEEVRSTLYDPQCFKGNRIQQLKAKLDALKQRVEQQVSQAHTKAQGVLDDLQRRLHNMPEYQKLPAERTEELNAPFKELQHHIAQQKLIAVINDRLRYFEEQGYQKLLDRMFDLLTPKPEPGQDTDGVKPAAVKEPRPQYVAARQLRVPFDKPLLSTAEDVEHYLVQLRTVLMEQVQAGKRVQV
- the pglX gene encoding BREX-1 system adenine-specific DNA-methyltransferase PglX, coding for METSKLKKFAQAARRSLREQVTAKLALVLGAESAARRERPEAVKKLEEAIKNHGKDQVIERVAYIWFNRFCALRFMDMNRYTRIGVVSPADGQSQPEILAEAKMGHIDEDLADQKTRQHILDLLAGKAPSLDPQGEAYRILLVASCNDWHRAMPFLFQRIDDYTELLMPDGLLAANSILEATREAMTPDACEDVEVIGWLYQFYISEKKDEVFDGLKKNKKITPENIPAATQLFTPHWIVRYLVENSLGRLWLLNRPGSKLIEQMDYYIKPEQPETDFLKIGSPEDIRICDPACGSGHMLTYAFDLLYAIYEEEGYEPAEIPEKILTNNLYGIEIDERAGELAAFALTMKARAKQRRFFNKGVKPNICVLENVRFDEDELKEYTDFVGRDLFTAPLRSTLRQFEEADNFGSLIPPDVTDVDGMLRILESKNVSGQLFISMTHQKVLQALRQADYLSPKYHVVIANPPYMGGKGMNGRLAAWLKDNYSDVKSDLFSAFMVRNTELALPKGQLGFMSPFVWMFISSFEKLRSFLINQKTITSLVQLEYSGFDGATVPICTFTVENAHNPDFGP
- a CDS encoding DUF6399 domain-containing protein; this encodes MDRAKHRHAVAQARQDGQSQRAAVSGAGVARSTLRHWSAPPAPSAPSALSAFVETPEGVVWLRRILVAAHWSIGEQGGAGVRVVCDFLERSGLSAFIGASYGAQQAFHAGLEEQIVTAATELRGTLAQAMPHRTLSIAEDETWKDGMRLVGIDAVSNFILLEHRSDERSAAAWTRALEGGLEGLNVTVVQGTSDEAKGLLAHVERDLGAHHSTDLFHLQHAVSQAMSLSLKRAEQQAETAEAEAKARWQDECAAEQAYHRRRHGPGRPPAFAARIDEALSAYVQASLAREQAHAHRAEAKALIGAFSEVDHPYEIQQGQAQTPEQLEARLGTLFARLEAIAEEADLSERLCAHLAKAKRLTQSLVATLTFFFMMVNTRVQALDLAPAIEQAMLDDLIPALYLERVAARSTRAEPRHRLRALSAQRLAPLRQPSHPIQSLDPQTRHHLEQVAGECADLFQRSSSCVEGRNGFLALYQHGHHRLSPRKQQVLTALHNFAIKRPDGTTAAERFFAQPHPSLFEQVLERMPWPARPARRRPRPARQPYLVPVAA